Proteins found in one Cobetia sp. L2A1 genomic segment:
- a CDS encoding FecCD family ABC transporter permease: MDRSPMCWSVPAATSFGATTSAPAGTLWWRWGPVSLLIYRAPLLAACGLLAALLIASVASLTLGSAGLDPLAALKAIFGVGEFMQVFVVQELRLPRLLAGMGTGAAFALAGCLMQTLAGNRLATPGIIGIDNGATAFAVASVVGLGATLAPPAMALSGAVVAMALAFGLSGGIGTRGYRFLVAGIGVGALFGAGTQLMLARVSIDVANNAYPWTVGSLNARDAFSVIWLGIAMLVGLPLALWLGRGLNTLRFTDRVATGLGLPVARLRLMILWLSVVLTAAAVAVAGPVGMVALVGPEIARYLSRHKGVPLLASALAGALVMVLADLAGRTLLSPLEIPVGIVMAVVGSPYLLWILLRSPR; this comes from the coding sequence ATGGATAGATCTCCGATGTGCTGGTCGGTACCTGCGGCCACTTCCTTCGGCGCCACCACGAGCGCTCCTGCCGGCACTCTGTGGTGGCGCTGGGGGCCTGTTTCGCTGTTGATATATCGCGCCCCACTTCTCGCGGCCTGCGGTTTGTTGGCAGCGCTGCTGATTGCCAGCGTGGCGTCGCTGACACTGGGCAGCGCAGGACTTGATCCGCTGGCGGCGCTCAAGGCTATCTTCGGCGTGGGGGAGTTCATGCAGGTCTTTGTCGTTCAGGAGCTGCGATTGCCCCGACTGCTGGCAGGCATGGGTACGGGGGCCGCCTTCGCGCTTGCGGGATGCCTGATGCAGACATTGGCCGGCAATCGCTTGGCAACGCCGGGCATCATCGGGATCGATAATGGTGCCACGGCATTTGCCGTTGCCTCGGTGGTGGGGTTGGGGGCAACCCTTGCACCTCCTGCGATGGCGCTCAGCGGTGCCGTCGTCGCGATGGCACTCGCCTTCGGATTGTCCGGTGGCATCGGTACGCGAGGGTATCGTTTTCTTGTTGCAGGCATTGGTGTCGGAGCCCTGTTCGGTGCTGGCACCCAATTGATGCTGGCGCGTGTCTCCATTGATGTGGCCAACAATGCTTATCCGTGGACGGTAGGTAGCCTCAATGCTCGTGATGCCTTTTCGGTCATATGGCTGGGAATTGCCATGCTGGTGGGGCTTCCGCTGGCGCTATGGCTGGGGCGAGGGTTGAACACGCTTCGCTTCACGGACCGAGTGGCAACGGGGCTGGGGCTGCCTGTCGCACGTCTGCGCCTGATGATTCTGTGGCTGTCTGTCGTACTGACGGCGGCGGCAGTGGCAGTGGCGGGGCCGGTGGGCATGGTAGCGCTGGTGGGGCCTGAAATTGCCCGCTACCTGTCACGCCACAAGGGAGTGCCACTGCTGGCGTCGGCATTGGCGGGCGCACTCGTCATGGTGTTGGCGGATCTGGCCGGGCGCACGCTTCTATCACCGTTGGAGATACCGGTAGGTATCGTGATGGCGGTGGTCGGCAGCCCTTACTTGTTATGGATATTGCTGCGCAGTCCTCGCTGA
- a CDS encoding ABC transporter ATP-binding protein: MSANTRHYPPRQQASVPALPRASSLQADALTLGYGARKQRVRVIDGLTLTLPDGKVTAIVGPNGCGKSTLLAGLARLQLPESGAVLLEGQDIQRLKRRDVARRIALLPQETHSPEGVTVHELVRFGRQPHQGTLSQWSQQDQDVVMAAMVAADIENLSERELSSMSGGQRQRAWIAMALAQQTPLLLLDEPTSALDLGHQIEVLELIQRLAHVEEKTIVMVVHDLASACRYADHLVAMHAGRVIAEGPPTEVVTPALVRQLYGVECRLIPDPDTGTPILIGVRRTHERLSGSAT, encoded by the coding sequence ATGAGCGCCAATACTCGGCATTACCCCCCCAGGCAGCAAGCCAGCGTGCCTGCACTACCGCGTGCGTCATCCTTGCAAGCCGATGCATTGACGTTGGGGTATGGCGCACGCAAGCAGCGGGTGAGGGTCATCGATGGACTGACACTGACGCTGCCAGACGGCAAGGTCACAGCTATCGTTGGCCCCAATGGCTGTGGCAAGTCGACATTGTTGGCAGGGCTGGCTCGCCTGCAGTTGCCGGAGTCAGGTGCCGTGTTGTTGGAGGGCCAGGATATCCAGCGACTCAAGCGCCGGGATGTGGCGAGGCGGATCGCTCTGCTGCCTCAGGAGACGCATTCCCCCGAGGGCGTCACCGTGCATGAACTGGTGCGCTTCGGGCGTCAGCCTCATCAAGGGACGCTGAGTCAGTGGTCGCAACAGGATCAGGACGTCGTGATGGCCGCCATGGTGGCCGCTGATATCGAGAATCTCTCAGAACGTGAGTTGTCTTCGATGTCAGGCGGGCAGCGCCAGCGTGCCTGGATCGCCATGGCACTGGCCCAGCAGACGCCGCTGCTCTTGCTGGATGAGCCGACGTCGGCACTGGACCTTGGGCATCAGATCGAAGTGTTAGAGTTGATACAGCGGCTGGCTCACGTCGAGGAAAAGACCATCGTGATGGTAGTGCATGACCTGGCCAGTGCCTGTCGATATGCCGATCACCTGGTCGCGATGCATGCGGGTCGCGTGATTGCCGAAGGGCCACCGACCGAGGTGGTGACGCCAGCATTGGTGCGCCAGCTGTATGGCGTCGAATGTCGTCTGATACCAGACCCCGACACCGGTACGCCGATATTGATTGGCGTACGTCGTACCCATGAGCGTCTGAGTGGCAGCGCAACGTGA
- the smpB gene encoding SsrA-binding protein SmpB, giving the protein MGKKKKPEQGGNMIAQNKKARHEYHIEEVFEAGLVLAGWEVKALRAGKGQLTDTYIVIKNAEAWLLGCHIHPLETVNTHAVADPQRTRKLLLHKKQIARIFSRTQDKGHTCVPVKLYWKNAIVKCEIALVEGKKMHDKRATEKDRDWNRQKARILRDR; this is encoded by the coding sequence ATGGGCAAGAAAAAGAAACCCGAACAGGGCGGCAACATGATCGCCCAGAACAAGAAGGCACGCCACGAGTACCATATCGAGGAAGTCTTCGAGGCGGGTCTGGTACTGGCGGGCTGGGAAGTCAAGGCGCTACGGGCCGGCAAGGGTCAGCTGACAGACACCTACATCGTGATCAAGAATGCTGAAGCCTGGCTGCTGGGCTGCCATATCCATCCGCTGGAGACCGTCAACACTCACGCAGTGGCCGACCCACAACGTACCCGCAAGCTGCTGCTGCACAAGAAACAGATTGCGCGCATCTTCTCGCGCACCCAGGACAAGGGACACACCTGTGTGCCAGTCAAGCTGTACTGGAAGAATGCGATAGTGAAGTGTGAAATCGCCTTGGTGGAAGGCAAGAAGATGCATGACAAGCGTGCCACCGAGAAAGATCGTGACTGGAATCGTCAGAAAGCCCGTATCCTGCGTGATCGATAA
- a CDS encoding type II toxin-antitoxin system RatA family toxin, which produces MPTVNRSALVRHSAQAMFDLVNDFERYPEFLSGCSNAVLLERDETHLKGKLTLSKAGMEQSFVTRNDLFAPERIELSLVDGPFKRLEGRWLFTSLGDDACKVSLALDFEFSNRLLGMAFGKLFSQVAGQMVDAFTRRADQIYR; this is translated from the coding sequence ATGCCTACGGTCAACCGGTCTGCCCTGGTAAGGCATTCGGCCCAGGCGATGTTCGATCTGGTCAATGATTTCGAGCGTTACCCCGAATTCCTGTCCGGCTGCAGCAATGCAGTATTGCTGGAACGCGATGAGACCCACCTCAAGGGGAAGCTGACCCTGTCCAAAGCGGGCATGGAGCAAAGCTTCGTGACACGTAATGATCTGTTCGCCCCGGAACGCATAGAGCTAAGCCTGGTGGACGGCCCCTTCAAGCGTCTTGAGGGGCGCTGGCTATTCACATCGCTGGGAGATGATGCCTGCAAGGTCTCGCTGGCGCTCGACTTCGAGTTCAGCAATCGCCTGCTCGGCATGGCATTCGGCAAGTTGTTCAGTCAGGTGGCGGGCCAGATGGTTGATGCCTTCACGCGCCGCGCTGATCAAATATACCGCTAA
- a CDS encoding RnfH family protein: protein MSDRITVEVAYALPEKQKIVSLAVAPGTTARDAVRMAHLEQYFPTLGADVFLAADLGIFGKSLRKPDEHVVTAGDRVEVYRPLITDPKLARKRRADKAAGTTS from the coding sequence ATGAGCGACAGAATCACGGTCGAGGTGGCGTATGCGCTGCCCGAGAAGCAGAAAATCGTATCGCTGGCGGTTGCCCCCGGTACCACGGCGCGTGACGCCGTACGCATGGCGCATCTGGAACAGTATTTTCCGACGCTCGGTGCTGATGTCTTTCTCGCCGCGGATCTGGGCATTTTCGGCAAGTCATTGCGCAAGCCGGATGAGCATGTGGTGACGGCAGGTGACCGAGTCGAGGTGTATCGCCCGCTGATCACAGACCCAAAGCTGGCGCGTAAGCGTCGGGCCGATAAGGCCGCGGGCACGACATCGTAG
- a CDS encoding outer membrane protein assembly factor BamE has protein sequence MQNLIKTVAFCSALALLSGCSYFGVYKRDLPQGNLIKPEMVEQLKPGMSREQVIYVMGSPLLTAPFNESSWDYVYRLKKADGDIINKRVTLTFDGDALSTITPSGEIGQETVIVPDLDIDPRAAQPNRADSKGGAADLPDER, from the coding sequence ATGCAAAACTTGATCAAAACAGTCGCCTTTTGCAGCGCCCTGGCGCTGCTCTCCGGATGCAGCTACTTCGGCGTATACAAACGCGATCTGCCTCAGGGCAATCTGATAAAGCCGGAAATGGTCGAGCAATTGAAGCCGGGCATGAGTCGTGAGCAGGTCATCTACGTGATGGGCTCGCCACTGCTGACCGCTCCCTTCAATGAGTCTAGCTGGGACTATGTCTATCGGCTCAAGAAAGCTGACGGCGATATCATCAATAAGCGTGTGACGCTGACGTTCGATGGCGATGCACTCTCCACCATTACCCCGAGTGGCGAGATAGGCCAGGAAACCGTCATTGTGCCGGACCTGGACATCGACCCGCGCGCTGCACAGCCTAATCGTGCTGACAGCAAGGGAGGTGCAGCAGACCTCCCTGACGAACGCTGA
- the fur gene encoding ferric iron uptake transcriptional regulator has translation MADQNHELRKAGLKVTLPRVKILQILEKSMDRHLSAEDVYKALLEAGEDVGLATVYRVLTQFETAGLVMRHNFDGGHAVFELSQEEHHDHMVCLDSGEIIEFCDPEIERRQREIVEEHGYELVEHALVLYVRPKGTKSDS, from the coding sequence ATGGCCGATCAGAACCATGAACTGCGTAAGGCGGGGCTCAAGGTAACCTTACCGCGAGTCAAGATCCTGCAGATCCTCGAGAAATCGATGGATCGACATTTGAGTGCCGAGGACGTGTATAAAGCGTTGCTGGAGGCCGGCGAAGATGTTGGCCTGGCGACGGTATATCGTGTGCTCACCCAGTTCGAAACCGCTGGACTGGTGATGCGTCACAACTTCGATGGCGGCCATGCTGTCTTCGAGTTGTCCCAGGAAGAACACCATGACCACATGGTATGTCTGGACAGCGGTGAGATCATAGAGTTCTGTGATCCTGAAATCGAGCGCCGTCAGCGTGAGATTGTCGAGGAGCACGGTTACGAATTGGTCGAGCATGCCTTGGTTCTCTATGTGCGCCCCAAGGGCACAAAGAGCGACAGCTAG
- the recN gene encoding DNA repair protein RecN — protein sequence MLLQLAIHDFAIVETLELDFRCGMTAITGETGAGKSILLGALGLCLGERADAGSVRHDAERADIIARFDISGLTEARQWLDERELGSDDCLLRRVITASGRSKAWINGTPCTISDLRELGECLIDIHSQHAHHSLLKEETHLRQLDEYAGLQTQAAQLRDEFRQWQDAHRRLKRMSNDGDEIRARRQLLRYQVEELDELALNEGELEALEQEQETLANAEQTIEEAQAAVDCCDHDDEGALVRINQAVARLAHLPGNERGALASALGMLDEARIQIEEAARELHRFVEITELDPERLAFVDERLGRIHQIARKHHVMPDELHGLHQRLSEELEGLGGDEEAIEALREEVASRRDAWKSLAAEVGARRTAAAPSLASDIQDQLAFLGMAKATFEVAIEARERPQPEGMERIHFRISANPGQPPRALAKVASGGELSRVSLAIQVVAASRSTIPSLVFDEVDVGISGATAEIVGQLLRRLGDKGQVLTVTHLPQVAAQAHQHLHIEKQAEDNNTRTHMELLDESGRVRELARMLGGIHLSEQTLAHAREMLGATDSRH from the coding sequence ATGCTGCTACAGCTCGCCATTCACGACTTTGCCATTGTCGAGACACTGGAACTCGACTTCCGGTGCGGCATGACGGCCATTACTGGCGAAACCGGGGCCGGCAAGTCCATTCTGCTCGGTGCTCTTGGGCTGTGCCTGGGCGAGCGCGCCGATGCTGGCAGTGTGCGCCACGATGCTGAACGCGCCGATATCATTGCGCGCTTCGACATCAGCGGACTGACCGAGGCCCGCCAGTGGCTGGATGAGCGCGAGCTCGGCAGCGACGACTGCTTGCTCCGACGCGTCATCACGGCCAGCGGTCGCTCCAAGGCGTGGATCAATGGCACGCCCTGCACCATCAGCGATCTGCGTGAGCTAGGGGAGTGCTTGATCGATATCCACTCACAGCATGCTCACCACTCGCTACTCAAGGAAGAAACGCATCTACGTCAATTGGATGAGTACGCAGGCCTTCAGACTCAGGCAGCTCAGCTACGCGATGAATTCCGGCAGTGGCAAGACGCACATCGTCGGCTCAAGCGCATGAGCAATGACGGCGATGAGATACGTGCGCGCCGACAATTGCTGAGATATCAGGTAGAGGAGCTAGATGAGCTCGCCCTGAACGAGGGCGAGCTTGAAGCGCTTGAGCAGGAGCAGGAAACCCTGGCCAATGCCGAGCAGACGATCGAGGAAGCTCAGGCGGCCGTCGATTGCTGTGATCATGATGACGAGGGCGCACTGGTACGCATCAATCAGGCCGTTGCTCGTCTGGCGCATCTGCCGGGCAACGAGCGTGGCGCACTGGCCAGCGCTCTGGGCATGCTGGATGAAGCGCGCATCCAGATAGAAGAAGCGGCACGCGAACTGCACCGCTTCGTCGAAATCACCGAGCTGGATCCCGAGCGTCTCGCCTTTGTCGATGAACGCCTCGGACGCATTCACCAGATCGCCCGCAAGCATCATGTCATGCCGGACGAACTGCATGGCCTGCATCAACGTCTGAGCGAAGAGCTGGAGGGACTAGGTGGTGACGAGGAAGCCATTGAAGCGCTACGCGAGGAAGTCGCCAGTCGTCGTGATGCATGGAAGTCGCTGGCCGCAGAAGTCGGCGCTCGACGCACTGCCGCTGCACCTTCCCTTGCCAGCGACATTCAAGACCAGCTGGCTTTTCTCGGCATGGCCAAAGCCACCTTCGAAGTCGCCATTGAAGCGCGAGAGCGGCCGCAGCCGGAAGGCATGGAGCGCATCCACTTCCGTATCAGCGCCAACCCGGGGCAGCCGCCCCGCGCACTGGCCAAAGTGGCCTCCGGCGGTGAGCTATCACGTGTATCGCTAGCGATCCAGGTCGTCGCCGCAAGCCGCTCCACGATTCCCAGCCTGGTCTTCGATGAGGTGGATGTCGGCATCTCTGGTGCCACGGCTGAAATTGTCGGCCAGCTACTGCGCCGCCTCGGTGACAAGGGGCAGGTACTGACCGTTACCCACTTGCCGCAGGTCGCAGCACAGGCGCATCAACATCTGCATATTGAGAAGCAGGCCGAGGATAACAACACCCGTACCCACATGGAGCTACTGGACGAGAGCGGAAGAGTGCGCGAGCTGGCACGCATGCTAGGGGGCATTCATCTTTCGGAACAGACACTGGCACATGCACGTGAAATGCTGGGCGCTACCGACAGTCGCCACTAA
- the grpE gene encoding nucleotide exchange factor GrpE yields the protein MAQDPQTPMDEELQRAAREAEPQPETPAGEVIDNMLDADDIISESEGTLVDNPEAEMLAAQVEELELAVQEAKDQALRAAADAQNSRRRAEQEAEKARKFALEKFIKEMLPVVDSLEKALESMSSDEAAKTHIEGIEMTLKMQLDALTKSGVEQLDPHGEPFNPEYHQAVAMVPSPDAEPNSVIDVMQKGYTLNGRLVRPAMVAVSKAP from the coding sequence ATGGCTCAGGACCCGCAGACCCCGATGGATGAAGAGCTTCAGCGTGCCGCTCGCGAAGCCGAGCCGCAGCCAGAAACACCCGCAGGTGAAGTGATCGACAACATGCTGGATGCCGACGACATCATTTCCGAAAGTGAAGGCACCCTGGTCGACAACCCGGAAGCCGAAATGTTGGCGGCCCAGGTTGAAGAGCTGGAGCTTGCCGTACAGGAAGCGAAGGATCAGGCGCTGCGTGCCGCGGCCGATGCCCAGAACTCACGTCGTCGTGCCGAGCAGGAAGCAGAGAAGGCACGCAAGTTCGCGCTGGAGAAGTTCATCAAGGAAATGCTGCCGGTGGTCGACTCGCTTGAAAAGGCGCTCGAATCCATGAGTAGCGACGAAGCTGCCAAGACGCACATCGAGGGCATTGAAATGACCTTGAAAATGCAGCTGGATGCCCTGACAAAATCCGGTGTTGAGCAGCTCGATCCGCATGGCGAACCATTCAATCCGGAATATCATCAAGCGGTCGCGATGGTGCCCTCTCCTGACGCCGAGCCGAATAGCGTCATTGATGTGATGCAGAAGGGCTACACCCTGAACGGTCGTCTTGTGCGCCCCGCCATGGTAGCGGTGAGCAAAGCGCCTTAA